The window cctccttcccCTTCATGTTTCTCTGTTTCGCCACCCCATTCATTCTATCTCCTCTCAACAATCCTCTCTTTCCTTCTAATGCTCTTTCTCTTTCCTTCCGGATGTTTACCTAAACCCCCCACTACCCACTCTTTTACTTTTACCTCCcacctttcttttttcttctactGCTTCCACTCCAtctcattttctttcatttctcgAACCAGAGCAAGGGGATAGGGGGGTGTGCTGTTCTGAATTCTCACCTGAGTTTTTGTTTTACCTGTCTTCATTTTGCAACCCCATTTGCCATTTTCCTTCTCTAACTTCTAAAGACTGAATTTTGCGGTTACCCATTTTCTCCTTGGGGGATTTGTAAGCTTTCAAATTGAATCCCCATCAAGCTCTTTTGGTTTCTGTTTTGGGGTTTTGGCCTTTTTTAGCTTGGGATTTTGGATTCTTCGTTTTGGGTTTTGGACCAAATGGCCATGGCCATAGCTCATCACAGAGAGAGTAGTAGTGGGAGTATAACCAGGCATCTTGATAGTTCTGGGAAGTACGTTCGTTACACTTCAGAGCAGGTGGAGGCTCTTGAGAGAGTTTATGCTGAGTGCCCTAAGCCGAGTTCTCTTCGACGCCAGCAGCTTGTTCGGGAATGCCCAATTCTTTCCAACATAGAGCCCAAGCAGATCAAAGTCTGGTTTCAGAATCGCAGGTATTTTTTCTATCCTTCTTTCTCATACCTCATTTTTAGCTTTTACCATTTCTTCTCTCTTTCGCTTCTTGATCTGATTCTATGTCTAAAATGGTTCTTCCTGCAATTCCTATggctttaatttttaaatatctgGACACCGGTGGTGGCGCTCCGCAACGGTGTAATGAATGTGTATAAAACAGCCAGCTTTAATAATTCTTGCGTTTGTTTTTCTTAGTGAACAGAAGTGAAAGAATTACTTTGTGGTGGAGGGTTTTTCTCTTTGGTTTTGATTTTTTGCTGTTTTGGAATGCGGAATGGTAATCGTGTTTGGACATGCAGATGTAGGGAGAAGCAAAGGAAGGAAGCTTCTCGGCTGCAAACGGTGAACAGAAAATTGAATGCTATGAACAAGTTGTTAATGGAGGAGAATGATCGGCTGCAGAAACAAGTGTCGCAATTGGTGTGTGAAAATGGGTTTATGCGGCAGCAATTGCATACAGTAAGCATACTTATATTTTGTCCATCTGCTAGTTTTACCCGTGTGCATTTATGGATATCCTAAAAGCTAAGTCTTGTTAAACGGAACCCTTTCTTTTTGTTTAGATTAAAAGTGACGTATTTCCTATATTAAACCTATTGATGGGTTGACATTTATTATATGTTGGCACATTTACGGCAGAACTTTGTTGATACTGGGGGCGGTGGTAAATTTGTTTTGTAGATGGCCTAGTTTGCTATTTTGGTATTGAAGGATTTTCTACTTGATTTAAATTTCCATAAATGTTGGTTTATGATCCTATTGTTACTATTGTTATTTCTGGTGTTGCAGGTGCCGGCAGCAGCAACTGCTGATGCAAGCTGTGATTCTGTGGTCACCACTCCTCAACCCTCTCGACGAGATGCTAATAACCCAGCTGGGTAATTTTCTAAACCAATTACagatttgttcttttttcttacCTATAAATGAACATGTTTTGCTTGTCATCATGCCTTATGTCTTCTATGTGCTTGGCAGACTCCTCTCCATTGCAGAGGAGACCTTGGCAGAGTTCCTTTCAAAGGCTACAGGAACTGCTGTCGATTGGGTCCAGATGCCTGGGATGAAGGTGTTAATAAGTTCTTtcaatttgataaattttactGCTATTATAGTCACCTTCTACTTTCTTATCTAAAACATCATAACTAAATTATATTTTACCGCCAGCCTGGTCCGGATTCTGTTGGGATCTTTGCCATTTCACAAAGTTGTGGTGGAGTGGCAGCAAGAGCCTGTGGTCTTGTAAGTTTGGAGCCTTCGAAGGTAAGAACGCTCATGTCGGTGAAAAATGGTCACAAGTCTGcaaattagaattttaataGTTAAGATTCCTGCAGATTGCAGAGATCCTTAAAGATCGTCCATCATGGTTTCGTGATTGTCGAAGCCTTGAGGTTTTTACCATGTTTCCAGCTGGAAATGGTGGGACAATTGAACTTGTTTACACGCAGGTAAAATAGACTGGTTCTTTTCTTTCCTTGTTGCAACTTTTAGTAATGGTTTTATTGAGCACAGTATTGAGAGTTAGCTCTGTTGTAGGTGTATGCTCCAACTACCCTTGCTCCTGCACGTGATTTTTGGACTCTAAGATATACAATAACTTTAGAAAATGGAAGCCTTGTGGTAAGCATCAGTTTTTTTTTGTCACCTGAAATATTCATTTTACATATTATAAACGAAACATTGGTTTTGGACGTCAAGATGCACGATCAACTGTTGGTATTTGCAGAAAGTTGGTTGCTCTTGACTATAGAGTGAAGggtaatttttgttattttcttaaCCTTCCATATTTTCAGGTTTGCGAGAGATCTCTCTCTGGTTCTGGTGCTGGTCCTAGTGAAGCTGCTGCTGCTCAGTTTGTGAGAGCTGAGATGCTCCCAAGTGGTTATCTGATTCGACCATGTGAGGGTGGTGGGTCTATCATACATATTGTTGATCACCTAAATCTTGAGGTTTGTTTTGAATGCTCTCCCAGATCTTTTCTACTCTGTTAAAACTTGATTTCTTAATTGTAACATTACTCTTATTATTTCTATACTGTAGGCGTGGAATGTTCCTGAGGTGCTGCGGCCACTTTATGAATCGTCGAAAGTAGTGGCCCAGAAGATGACAATAGCAGTAAGAGAACTTAATTTCTTTTTAGGTTTCTTTAATCTAGATTTCATACTCACACACACCAGCTGAAATGTGGTTTTTCAGTAGCGTTGAAGATTGAGGCATTTTTACTTGGGACTGTTTGTTACCCATGAAGTAAAAATTAGTTTACGTCCCCAGTACCCAGTACCTGTTAACTATCGTAGTTAACATGAGTTGGTCTAGTGGTAAAAAGGAGAGAGTCTCAATTAAATGGCTAAGAGGTCAAGGGTTTAATCCAAGGTGCCACTTatttaggaattaatttctTACGAGTTTTCTAGACAGCCAAATATTGTAGGATCAGGCGGTTTGTCCTGTGAAATTAGTTGAGGTACGAATAAGCTAGCGTGAACACTTAAAGGATATATCAAAAAAACAACCATATACTTGTTAGGTGTTGAGAAGGTGTGGAAAGTAGAGATTGCTGAAGGAAATTTCTTTCTTAAAATCTTACAATAGCAAGTTTTTGATGACCTGTTATGCCGTACTGCTCTTGGAAAGTGGGCGGAGAAAGTATGATTTATCAATggtatttgttttttatttatcaaCTGAATGCACACTTGTCTTTGTGAAGGCTCTGCGATACGTTAGGCAAATAGCCCAGGAGACAAGTGGTGAAGTGGTTTATGGTCTTGGCCGGCAACCTGCTGTTTTGCGAACCTTTAGCCAACGATTGAGCAGGTATACACACGCTCTCTAATTAATGTATAAGATCTAGCAGTATTACAAACTCATATGTGCATTATCCTCTTTCAGGGGTTTTAATGATGCAGTGAATGGTTTTAATGACAATGGATGGTCGTTGATCAATTGTGAAGGTGCTGAGGATGTGGTACTCACTGTGAATTCTACGAAAAGTTTTGGCACAACTTCGAACCCTGCTAACTCCTTGACATTTCCTGGGGGAGTTCTTTGTGCTAAGGCATCTATGCTGCTCCAAGTATGTTTATTTAGTGGTGCAGTGTTACATATTAAACAACTTTTAGTAGCTATTTTCTTCTTGGATTATTTTGTTGTTGAATGTTATGAACTGCATTGATAAATGTGGTAGGATTAGTCTTTCTCATTAATGAGATAGATAGGGTAATGATTgtgttcaatttttttcttgCTAGAACATTCCTCCTGCCGTGTTAGTTCGTTTCTTGAGAGAACACCGCTCAGAGTGGGCTGATTTCAACATTGATGCATACTCCGCAGCAACCCTTAAAGCCAATTCATATACATATCCAGGGATGAGACCCACGAGGTTTACCGGTAGCCAAATCATCATGCCACTTGGTCACACAATTGAGCACGAAGAGGTTTGTTTTAAATGGCATCTGTTTCTTGCCATCCATTGCTTGTGAACTAGATTCCATATTGGCGAGGAGGAGTAGCACTAACATGTTGAAAGCAATTACTTTTTCTTCAACATTAGTTTTGACTTGGATTTAGTTATAATATCACACTATTAGACAATCAGAATGTAACTTGATTAGTGCTATACTTGGGGTACCCCTAAAAAACCTGGCTATTAATACTATTAAATCACTAATTcatccaaaagcttaagctaatAGGTAAgggtaaatttaatataatatccaACACTCCTCATCACTTGTGGACTTGAAATATCAAGAAAGAtccaacaagtggaaatcaatattGAATGGAGAGGAGATAACATTGTAGGGGCTTGAACACATAACCTCCTTGGACCACCTTGTCTGatactatattaaaaataacGATGAAGAACGAACACTAAGATTTACGTCGAtcgttttattattttcttatgcTACAAGATAACACAAGAAAAGAGATTAAAAGGCAACAAGAGCCAatctaaaaaaggaaagaatatttaggaTTACATAAAATACAAAAGAACGCTTGGGTTTTCAACATACAATAAGCCCACCAATTCTAACAAATACTACATAAGTGTCCATTGCTTAAAGATATGcatttttgttgtttcttttgCTGATAAACCACACCAAACGCTAGTTTTTCTGTTTTTTGGGTGCTGAATGCTGGTTATGCTGTATTCCAGTTGCTTGAAGTAATCCGACTTGAAGGACATCCTATGGTACAAGAAGATGCTTTTGTTTCAAGGGATATTCATCTTCTTCAGGTTGGTTTAACTATTTATTGTGTCTGAATCTTTTCAGATGTTCATAAGCCTCTCTTAACAATAAGTTGCTCCTGTTCCAGATATGTAGTGGAATTGACGAGAATGCTGTTGGAGCTTGTTCAGAACTCATTTTCGCTCCTATTGATGAGATGTTCCCAGATGATGCCCCATTATTGCCTTCTGGCTTTCGAATCATCCCGTTGGATTCCAGAACAGTTGAGTATAGCTGTTTCATATGAGTTTGTAGTAGTTATCCATACTTAATCAGCGGCAATTCTTGATGTGAATATTCTAATCTTGGTTGTAAGCATAGGTTTCATTCTTGATTATTGAATTCTATAGTACAACTTTGTTCTCATTGAGTCATTCTAGAACTGGGTTTGACCATGACATTTATTTTGTGGCACGAGGAACTTATATTTTAGGAGATTGGTATTTCCATGTCTCAAACTCGTCTTGTTCCGAATTTCATTTACTCATATGAAGATACCTTACAACCTGTTGATTTCTTGGTGCAGAGTGATGCTAAAGGTAGTCAACGGACTCTGGATCTAACATCAAGTCTTGAAGTGGGTTCAGGAACAAGCAATACTGCTGGAGATGCATCATCAAGTCAGAGTGCTAGATCAGTCTTAACTATTGCATTCCAGTTTCCTTTTGAAAGTAGCTTGCAGGATAATGTTGCAAATATGGCACATCAGTACGTACGTAGCGTCATCTCCTCGGTGCAGAGAGTTGCGATGGCCATATCTCCATCTGGGGGTGGTCCAGCTCTAGGTCCAAAGCTGTCTCCTGGTTCTCCAGAAGCTCTCACTCTAGCACATTGGATATGCAAAAGCTATAGGTATCTTCTGATGGcaatttttctttcagaaagatgCTCTAATTTGTTTGTGGAGCCAGAAAAAGGAAATCTTGGGGATACAATAAGGCTTGTGGAAATTTTCAGAGTGCAGTGTCATTTCAAGGCCTTTGTAGATAGATGATGCTGTATTTTATTAATCTTCTTTTTAACATCATTATTTCAGTTTCCAATTGGGAACGGAGTTGATCAAGTCAGATTCCTTGGAAGGTGATTCCCTGTTGAAAAATCTCTGGAATCATCAGGATGCAATATTGTGCTGTTCCCTGAAGGTACATTTGACAACAGTGGCATATCAATAATTTACTTTTTCAGTAGTTTGATTGATTCAATAATAGCGATCGCAAACTAAATGGATAATTTTGTCTGGTTTTGCTCGCAGCAGTCTCTGCCCGTTTTCCTGTTTGCCAACCAAGCTGGGCTTGACATGTTGGAGACAACTCTAGTAGCCTTACAAGACATCACATTGGACAAGATTTTTGATGAGTCGGGTCGAAAAGCTTTGTGTGCTGATTTCCCTAAGTTAATGCAGCAGGTAGATTTTACTTACTCCTTGCATCAAGAAGCTGCTAGTTTTGTATTTTGTATGGCTCCAAATgcgtatatattttcttaactgTGTTTGGCTTTGCTATCAGGGATTTGCTTACTTGCCTGGAGGAATCTGTGCATCAACAATGGGACGACACGTTTCATACGAACAAGCTGTTGCATGGAAAGTCCTTGAGGCAGACGAAACAACAGTCCATTGCCTCGCCTTCTCATTCATAAACTGGTCTTTTGTTTGATTGTGAAGCTCTTTTCGATGGCTGGCTCTCCTTGTCCTCAACCATTGGAACTGGAaggatgaagatgatgatgaagatgaagctGAAGATGTTTGTTTCAATGTCTAATGGCAATGCCTCTGCTTCCaaagtaatttaattaaattgttaattaattgctttccatcttattttcttcctttcaaAATCCCCATTTTGATTCATGTAAATATTGGCGAGCtcattaaattacaaaaatacatGATCCTTTAAGGAGACAGTTTTGAAGCTTCAGTCTATGATTCTTTTCCTCATCATCAACCAACTCTTGACCTCTTGTTTTTCAATTATGGCCTACGAAAAGttagattatttcaaatatttcagCCGAATTTGATTTGAATAATGAGTTGAATCGATGCAACACTTGCTCTGGTTCACTT is drawn from Cucumis melo cultivar AY chromosome 11, USDA_Cmelo_AY_1.0, whole genome shotgun sequence and contains these coding sequences:
- the LOC103501950 gene encoding homeobox-leucine zipper protein REVOLUTA isoform X1, which codes for MAMAIAHHRESSSGSITRHLDSSGKYVRYTSEQVEALERVYAECPKPSSLRRQQLVRECPILSNIEPKQIKVWFQNRRCREKQRKEASRLQTVNRKLNAMNKLLMEENDRLQKQVSQLVCENGFMRQQLHTVPAAATADASCDSVVTTPQPSRRDANNPAGLLSIAEETLAEFLSKATGTAVDWVQMPGMKPGPDSVGIFAISQSCGGVAARACGLVSLEPSKIAEILKDRPSWFRDCRSLEVFTMFPAGNGGTIELVYTQVYAPTTLAPARDFWTLRYTITLENGSLVVCERSLSGSGAGPSEAAAAQFVRAEMLPSGYLIRPCEGGGSIIHIVDHLNLEAWNVPEVLRPLYESSKVVAQKMTIAALRYVRQIAQETSGEVVYGLGRQPAVLRTFSQRLSRGFNDAVNGFNDNGWSLINCEGAEDVVLTVNSTKSFGTTSNPANSLTFPGGVLCAKASMLLQNIPPAVLVRFLREHRSEWADFNIDAYSAATLKANSYTYPGMRPTRFTGSQIIMPLGHTIEHEELLEVIRLEGHPMVQEDAFVSRDIHLLQICSGIDENAVGACSELIFAPIDEMFPDDAPLLPSGFRIIPLDSRTSDAKGSQRTLDLTSSLEVGSGTSNTAGDASSSQSARSVLTIAFQFPFESSLQDNVANMAHQYVRSVISSVQRVAMAISPSGGGPALGPKLSPGSPEALTLAHWICKSYSFQLGTELIKSDSLEGDSLLKNLWNHQDAILCCSLKQSLPVFLFANQAGLDMLETTLVALQDITLDKIFDESGRKALCADFPKLMQQGFAYLPGGICASTMGRHVSYEQAVAWKVLEADETTVHCLAFSFINWSFV
- the LOC103501950 gene encoding homeobox-leucine zipper protein REVOLUTA isoform X2 yields the protein MAMAIAHHRESSSGSITRHLDSSGKYVRYTSEQVEALERVYAECPKPSSLRRQQLVRECPILSNIEPKQIKVWFQNRRCREKQRKEASRLQTVNRKLNAMNKLLMEENDRLQKQVSQLVCENGFMRQQLHTVPAAATADASCDSVVTTPQPSRRDANNPAGLLSIAEETLAEFLSKATGTAVDWVQMPGMKPGPDSVGIFAISQSCGGVAARACGLVSLEPSKIAEILKDRPSWFRDCRSLEVFTMFPAGNGGTIELVYTQVYAPTTLAPARDFWTLRYTITLENGSLVVCERSLSGSGAGPSEAAAAQFVRAEMLPSGYLIRPCEGGGSIIHIVDHLNLEAWNVPEVLRPLYESSKVVAQKMTIAALRYVRQIAQETSGEVVYGLGRQPAVLRTFSQRLSRGFNDAVNGFNDNGWSLINCEGAEDVVLTVNSTKSFGTTSNPANSLTFPGGVLCAKASMLLQNIPPAVLVRFLREHRSEWADFNIDAYSAATLKANSYTYPGMRPTRFTGSQIIMPLGHTIEHEELLEVIRLEGHPMVQEDAFVSRDIHLLQICSGIDENAVGACSELIFAPIDEMFPDDAPLLPSGFRIIPLDSRTSDAKGSQRTLDLTSSLEVGSGTSNTAGDASSSQSARSVLTIAFQFPFESSLQDNVANMAHQYVRSVISSVQRVAMAISPSGGGPALGPKLSPGSPEALTLAHWICKSYSFQLGTELIKSDSLEGDSLLKNLWNHQDAILCCSLKSLPVFLFANQAGLDMLETTLVALQDITLDKIFDESGRKALCADFPKLMQQGFAYLPGGICASTMGRHVSYEQAVAWKVLEADETTVHCLAFSFINWSFV